The DNA window GCGATTCCGCCACAACCGAAGCAGCATCTGAGAAGTACTTTCAGAATAACCGGTATGGATTACAGCAGCTTCTGGAAGTCGAACGAGGCGCCACCCTTGAGCCCGCAAGCGAACACCAAGCTCAGCTTCTTCACAAGCAGGAAGCCATCGATGCGCAAGATAACCGACAGATTCGATCGCCTTGCGGCGATAAAGGCCACCACCGCCAAGTTCTAATACATCTTTTATTTGTTGCAGTGCCTCTGCCTCCGAAGCACGTCGTTTATCGGCCCAAGTGTTAATGCTTGAGTCCAGCAGTTTTCCTCCCACACCAGCCACATCAGGATTTGATTCTAGGTAATTTAATGCCACGGATAGAAATCCAGCTTGTAATTCCATATCTCCGTCCAGTACATAAATATATTCACCTAACGCATACTGATAACCAAGTTGAACGGCGGATGCACACCCGCAATCTATTTTATGTAAAAACTGGACAATTCGAATAGGATAACGCCTTGCAATTTCTACCGTTCTGTCAGTAGATAGTGAGTCAACCAGAATCACTTCACCACCAATTTTTAGTACCTCTGTCAACGCAGTCTCAAGGCAACTTGCAACCAATGCTTCTTCATTAAATGCTTTAATTATGATTGAAAGTTTCATTCCAAATTCTCTGAATAATATTCGACCATAATAATACTAGAGTCTTTTGACAATTTGAAATTGATGAAGATTGAGAAATAGCGGCATCGCTATAACTGTACGAGTTCATGTCTAGTCATCCAGTTACCGAATTGAATGGGCTTCTGCAAGACTAGATTTGATTCAATTTTTACTACCCTAATTCGCTTCCCTATCGAGCAAAGTCTCCACAAAAGCTTTTCTCGTAAAAATTTTTGCTTGGTGAGTTTTTCCAGTATTGCAAAAATCACCCAGCTATCCAGTTCTCTTTGTCTTGCGTTGGAAATCTTGCCGCGCTCCTTATTATCACACCAATTTGCTAGTCTTGTGGTGAATACCAAAATAACATTTACCCCTGCTTTCCATCTTTACTTACGACACGTCGAATTTCCATATTTAGTTCCACTGAATATCTTTTACTTTATGCTAATCGCGCCTACGGGTATCAAACTGGCATACTTTTTGGCACCCCGAGAAATTTAGTATGCTTCAGTAGTACCTTTATACTTCGCTATTTGCATTCCTTAACTTCTGGTGATATAACATTATCGCTATACGATTACCTGTTTGACGTTTTTTCTCCTTTTACGGTGTTGTTGCTCCACTGAGAAATCCAGGTTATATCCTGTAAAAAAAGAATATCAGAATTCGGTTCCACTTACTTCCGTTTCCCACTAAGAGCTGAAGAAATAATAATTTTTGATTGTTTCGGAAAAAAGATTG is part of the Gammaproteobacteria bacterium genome and encodes:
- a CDS encoding glycosyltransferase — protein: MKLSIIIKAFNEEALVASCLETALTEVLKIGGEVILVDSLSTDRTVEIARRYPIRIVQFLHKIDCGCASAVQLGYQYALGEYIYVLDGDMELQAGFLSVALNYLESNPDVAGVGGKLLDSSINTWADKRRASEAEALQQIKDVLELGGGGLYRRKAIESVGYLAHRWLPACEEAELGVRLRAQGWRLVRLPEAAVIHTGYSESTSQMLLRLWRNRRLHAYGMYLRSAFGHPWWWLSVHQAWFVFAAPVLHIIAGILAVIVINIKVITIVPALIIAEFLVWLGGITVLAIRKRSIANAILSVYGWNFFALAAALGAMHSIPDPTIPIDAQEITNHHIAQ